The following proteins are co-located in the Betta splendens chromosome 9, fBetSpl5.4, whole genome shotgun sequence genome:
- the LOC114863290 gene encoding cystine/glutamate transporter-like isoform X2 — MKKVKREDEGVHLRRKISLLPAVSLIIGTVVGSGIFITPKGVLMNSGSAGVSLLVWALCGILSMFGALCFAELGTSFTKSGGQYTYLRETLGPLPAFLRLWVTFLFTRPASASYVSLAFARYLVEPFFTPCAAPSVLIKLVSIVAVTLVVAVNCWSVTLASRTQVTLAFTKMFALVLVVVPGVMMLVKGKTQVLLDGFEFDSVTLDKLPLAFYNGLFAYGGWTQLNTVREEIINPNRNIPLAIILSMVTVMVFYLLVNVAYYTVMTPAELLMSDAVAMTFANRVFPGLAIIIPVLVALSCYGTLNGTFFGSPRTLFVGAREGHWPSIFSMIHIRRHTPLAALLLQYPVVVLMLIDGEIYQLLTYSSFAGWFFIALTTLGMLIHRYRFPQHPRPFKVPIVIALIFTAVCFFIVGLSMYSDPWNTGKSCALTLTGVPVYYLIVRSFRLPKRLKSIFDCCSMHLQILLEVVQQEIQTY, encoded by the exons ATGAAGAAAGTCAAGCGAGAAGATGAGGGGGTGCACCTCCGGAGGAAAATCAGCTTGCTGCCAGCCGTGTCCCTCATCATCGGTACAGTGGTGGGCAGTGGGATCTTCATCACGCCCAAGGGGGTCCTGATGAACAGCGGCAGCGCAGGGGTGTCCCTGTTGGTGTGGGCACTGTGTGGAATACTCTCAATGTTTG GAGCTTTGTGCTTCGCTGAGCTGGGCACCAGTTTTACTAAATCCGGGGGCCAGTACACCTACCTGCGCGAGACCCTGGGGCCGCTGCCGGCCTTCCTGCGCCTCTGGGTCACCTTCCTGTTCACGAG ACCGGCCTCTGCCTCCTACGTGTCCCTGGCCTTCGCTCGCTACCTGGTGGAGCCGTTTTTCACGCCCTGCGCAGCTCCCAGCGTCCTCATCAAACTGGTCAGCATCGTcgcagtga CGCTCGTGGTGGCCGTCAACTGCTGGAGCGTGACCCTGGCGTCTCGCACCCAGGTGACGTTGGCGTTTACCAAGATGTTTGCCCTGGTCCTCGTCGTCGTCCCTGGTGTCATGATGTTGGTGAAAG gAAAGACACAAGTTTTATTGGATGGTTTTGAGTTTGACTCAGTAACTCTGGATAAGTTGCCACTGGCTTTCTATAACGGCCTCTTTGCCTATGGAGGATG GACTCAACTGAACACTGTCAGAGAAGAGATCATAAACCCAAACAG gAACATTCCACTGGCAATAATCTTGTCCATGGTGACAGTGATGGTGTTTTATCTGCTCGTTAACGTGGCCTACTACACCGTGATGactcctgctgagctgctgatgtctgATGCTGTGGCCATG ACGTTTGCCAACCGTGTTTTCCCAGGATTAGCCATAATTATCCCTGTTCTTGTGGCTCTTTCCTGTTATGGAACACTTAACGGGACTTTCTTTGGATCACCCAG GACACTGTTTGTAGGAGCCAGGGAGGGACACTGGCCATCAATCTTTTCCATGATTCACAtccgcagacacacacctttagctgctttgctgctgcag tacCCTGTGGTGGTGTTGATGCTAATTGATGGCGAAATCTACCAGCTCCTCACTTATTCCTCCTTTGCTGGCTGGTTCTTCATCGCCTTGACAACCTTGGGGATGCTCATCCATCGGTATCGTTTTCCCCAACATCCAAGGCCTTTCAAG GTGCCCATAGTCATTGCGCTCatcttcacagctgtgtgtttctTCATCGTGGGTCTGTCTATGTATTCGGATCCCTGGAACACAGGGAAAAGCTGTGCTCTCACGCTGACTGGAGTCCCAGTTTACTACTTGATTGTCAGGAGCTTTCGTCTGCCCAAAAGATTGAAAAGCATATTTG ACTGCTGCAGCATGCATTTGCAGATCCTCCTTGAAGTGGTTCAACAGGAAATTCAGACTTACTGA
- the LOC114863290 gene encoding cystine/glutamate transporter-like isoform X4, producing MKKVKREDEGVHLRRKISLLPAVSLIIGTVVGSGIFITPKGVLMNSGSAGVSLLVWALCGILSMFGALCFAELGTSFTKSGGQYTYLRETLGPLPAFLRLWVTFLFTRWVPFETRVIVKCQSHTRAVSRPASASYVSLAFARYLVEPFFTPCAAPSVLIKLVSIVAVTLVVAVNCWSVTLASRTQVTLAFTKMFALVLVVVPGVMMLVKGKTQVLLDGFEFDSVTLDKLPLAFYNGLFAYGGWTQLNTVREEIINPNRNIPLAIILSMVTVMVFYLLVNVAYYTVMTPAELLMSDAVAMTFANRVFPGLAIIIPVLVALSCYGTLNGTFFGSPRTLFVGAREGHWPSIFSMIHIRRHTPLAALLLQYPVVVLMLIDGEIYQLLTYSSFAGWFFIALTTLGMLIHRYRFPQHPRPFKLCVSSSWVCLCIRIPGTQGKAVLSR from the exons ATGAAGAAAGTCAAGCGAGAAGATGAGGGGGTGCACCTCCGGAGGAAAATCAGCTTGCTGCCAGCCGTGTCCCTCATCATCGGTACAGTGGTGGGCAGTGGGATCTTCATCACGCCCAAGGGGGTCCTGATGAACAGCGGCAGCGCAGGGGTGTCCCTGTTGGTGTGGGCACTGTGTGGAATACTCTCAATGTTTG GAGCTTTGTGCTTCGCTGAGCTGGGCACCAGTTTTACTAAATCCGGGGGCCAGTACACCTACCTGCGCGAGACCCTGGGGCCGCTGCCGGCCTTCCTGCGCCTCTGGGTCACCTTCCTGTTCACGAGGTGGGTTCCGTTCGAGACCCGAGTCATCGTTAAATGCCAGTCTCACACACGTGCCGTCTCCAGACCGGCCTCTGCCTCCTACGTGTCCCTGGCCTTCGCTCGCTACCTGGTGGAGCCGTTTTTCACGCCCTGCGCAGCTCCCAGCGTCCTCATCAAACTGGTCAGCATCGTcgcagtga CGCTCGTGGTGGCCGTCAACTGCTGGAGCGTGACCCTGGCGTCTCGCACCCAGGTGACGTTGGCGTTTACCAAGATGTTTGCCCTGGTCCTCGTCGTCGTCCCTGGTGTCATGATGTTGGTGAAAG gAAAGACACAAGTTTTATTGGATGGTTTTGAGTTTGACTCAGTAACTCTGGATAAGTTGCCACTGGCTTTCTATAACGGCCTCTTTGCCTATGGAGGATG GACTCAACTGAACACTGTCAGAGAAGAGATCATAAACCCAAACAG gAACATTCCACTGGCAATAATCTTGTCCATGGTGACAGTGATGGTGTTTTATCTGCTCGTTAACGTGGCCTACTACACCGTGATGactcctgctgagctgctgatgtctgATGCTGTGGCCATG ACGTTTGCCAACCGTGTTTTCCCAGGATTAGCCATAATTATCCCTGTTCTTGTGGCTCTTTCCTGTTATGGAACACTTAACGGGACTTTCTTTGGATCACCCAG GACACTGTTTGTAGGAGCCAGGGAGGGACACTGGCCATCAATCTTTTCCATGATTCACAtccgcagacacacacctttagctgctttgctgctgcag tacCCTGTGGTGGTGTTGATGCTAATTGATGGCGAAATCTACCAGCTCCTCACTTATTCCTCCTTTGCTGGCTGGTTCTTCATCGCCTTGACAACCTTGGGGATGCTCATCCATCGGTATCGTTTTCCCCAACATCCAAGGCCTTTCAAG ctgtgtgtttctTCATCGTGGGTCTGTCTATGTATTCGGATCCCTGGAACACAGGGAAAAGCTGTGCTCTCACGCTGA
- the LOC114863290 gene encoding cystine/glutamate transporter-like isoform X3: MKKVKREDEGVHLRRKISLLPAVSLIIGTVVGSGIFITPKGVLMNSGSAGVSLLVWALCGILSMFGALCFAELGTSFTKSGGQYTYLRETLGPLPAFLRLWVTFLFTRWVPFETRVIVKCQSHTRAVSRPASASYVSLAFARYLVEPFFTPCAAPSVLIKLVSIVAVTLVVAVNCWSVTLASRTQVTLAFTKMFALVLVVVPGVMMLVKGKTQVLLDGFEFDSVTLDKLPLAFYNGLFAYGGWTQLNTVREEIINPNRNIPLAIILSMVTVMVFYLLVNVAYYTVMTPAELLMSDAVAMTFANRVFPGLAIIIPVLVALSCYGTLNGTFFGSPRTLFVGAREGHWPSIFSMIHIRRHTPLAALLLQYPVVVLMLIDGEIYQLLTYSSFAGWFFIALTTLGMLIHRYRFPQHPRPFKTAAACICRSSLKWFNRKFRLTEDQRTSQFDSTKFQLPVKNHTIMWSE, translated from the exons ATGAAGAAAGTCAAGCGAGAAGATGAGGGGGTGCACCTCCGGAGGAAAATCAGCTTGCTGCCAGCCGTGTCCCTCATCATCGGTACAGTGGTGGGCAGTGGGATCTTCATCACGCCCAAGGGGGTCCTGATGAACAGCGGCAGCGCAGGGGTGTCCCTGTTGGTGTGGGCACTGTGTGGAATACTCTCAATGTTTG GAGCTTTGTGCTTCGCTGAGCTGGGCACCAGTTTTACTAAATCCGGGGGCCAGTACACCTACCTGCGCGAGACCCTGGGGCCGCTGCCGGCCTTCCTGCGCCTCTGGGTCACCTTCCTGTTCACGAGGTGGGTTCCGTTCGAGACCCGAGTCATCGTTAAATGCCAGTCTCACACACGTGCCGTCTCCAGACCGGCCTCTGCCTCCTACGTGTCCCTGGCCTTCGCTCGCTACCTGGTGGAGCCGTTTTTCACGCCCTGCGCAGCTCCCAGCGTCCTCATCAAACTGGTCAGCATCGTcgcagtga CGCTCGTGGTGGCCGTCAACTGCTGGAGCGTGACCCTGGCGTCTCGCACCCAGGTGACGTTGGCGTTTACCAAGATGTTTGCCCTGGTCCTCGTCGTCGTCCCTGGTGTCATGATGTTGGTGAAAG gAAAGACACAAGTTTTATTGGATGGTTTTGAGTTTGACTCAGTAACTCTGGATAAGTTGCCACTGGCTTTCTATAACGGCCTCTTTGCCTATGGAGGATG GACTCAACTGAACACTGTCAGAGAAGAGATCATAAACCCAAACAG gAACATTCCACTGGCAATAATCTTGTCCATGGTGACAGTGATGGTGTTTTATCTGCTCGTTAACGTGGCCTACTACACCGTGATGactcctgctgagctgctgatgtctgATGCTGTGGCCATG ACGTTTGCCAACCGTGTTTTCCCAGGATTAGCCATAATTATCCCTGTTCTTGTGGCTCTTTCCTGTTATGGAACACTTAACGGGACTTTCTTTGGATCACCCAG GACACTGTTTGTAGGAGCCAGGGAGGGACACTGGCCATCAATCTTTTCCATGATTCACAtccgcagacacacacctttagctgctttgctgctgcag tacCCTGTGGTGGTGTTGATGCTAATTGATGGCGAAATCTACCAGCTCCTCACTTATTCCTCCTTTGCTGGCTGGTTCTTCATCGCCTTGACAACCTTGGGGATGCTCATCCATCGGTATCGTTTTCCCCAACATCCAAGGCCTTTCAAG ACTGCTGCAGCATGCATTTGCAGATCCTCCTTGAAGTGGTTCAACAGGAAATTCAGACTTACTGAAGATCAGAGGACATCCCAGTTTGATTCAACCAAGTTTCAGCTTCCTGTTAAAAATCACACAATCATGTGGAGTGAATGA
- the LOC114863290 gene encoding cystine/glutamate transporter-like isoform X1 yields the protein MKKVKREDEGVHLRRKISLLPAVSLIIGTVVGSGIFITPKGVLMNSGSAGVSLLVWALCGILSMFGALCFAELGTSFTKSGGQYTYLRETLGPLPAFLRLWVTFLFTRWVPFETRVIVKCQSHTRAVSRPASASYVSLAFARYLVEPFFTPCAAPSVLIKLVSIVAVTLVVAVNCWSVTLASRTQVTLAFTKMFALVLVVVPGVMMLVKGKTQVLLDGFEFDSVTLDKLPLAFYNGLFAYGGWTQLNTVREEIINPNRNIPLAIILSMVTVMVFYLLVNVAYYTVMTPAELLMSDAVAMTFANRVFPGLAIIIPVLVALSCYGTLNGTFFGSPRTLFVGAREGHWPSIFSMIHIRRHTPLAALLLQYPVVVLMLIDGEIYQLLTYSSFAGWFFIALTTLGMLIHRYRFPQHPRPFKVPIVIALIFTAVCFFIVGLSMYSDPWNTGKSCALTLTGVPVYYLIVRSFRLPKRLKSIFDCCSMHLQILLEVVQQEIQTY from the exons ATGAAGAAAGTCAAGCGAGAAGATGAGGGGGTGCACCTCCGGAGGAAAATCAGCTTGCTGCCAGCCGTGTCCCTCATCATCGGTACAGTGGTGGGCAGTGGGATCTTCATCACGCCCAAGGGGGTCCTGATGAACAGCGGCAGCGCAGGGGTGTCCCTGTTGGTGTGGGCACTGTGTGGAATACTCTCAATGTTTG GAGCTTTGTGCTTCGCTGAGCTGGGCACCAGTTTTACTAAATCCGGGGGCCAGTACACCTACCTGCGCGAGACCCTGGGGCCGCTGCCGGCCTTCCTGCGCCTCTGGGTCACCTTCCTGTTCACGAGGTGGGTTCCGTTCGAGACCCGAGTCATCGTTAAATGCCAGTCTCACACACGTGCCGTCTCCAGACCGGCCTCTGCCTCCTACGTGTCCCTGGCCTTCGCTCGCTACCTGGTGGAGCCGTTTTTCACGCCCTGCGCAGCTCCCAGCGTCCTCATCAAACTGGTCAGCATCGTcgcagtga CGCTCGTGGTGGCCGTCAACTGCTGGAGCGTGACCCTGGCGTCTCGCACCCAGGTGACGTTGGCGTTTACCAAGATGTTTGCCCTGGTCCTCGTCGTCGTCCCTGGTGTCATGATGTTGGTGAAAG gAAAGACACAAGTTTTATTGGATGGTTTTGAGTTTGACTCAGTAACTCTGGATAAGTTGCCACTGGCTTTCTATAACGGCCTCTTTGCCTATGGAGGATG GACTCAACTGAACACTGTCAGAGAAGAGATCATAAACCCAAACAG gAACATTCCACTGGCAATAATCTTGTCCATGGTGACAGTGATGGTGTTTTATCTGCTCGTTAACGTGGCCTACTACACCGTGATGactcctgctgagctgctgatgtctgATGCTGTGGCCATG ACGTTTGCCAACCGTGTTTTCCCAGGATTAGCCATAATTATCCCTGTTCTTGTGGCTCTTTCCTGTTATGGAACACTTAACGGGACTTTCTTTGGATCACCCAG GACACTGTTTGTAGGAGCCAGGGAGGGACACTGGCCATCAATCTTTTCCATGATTCACAtccgcagacacacacctttagctgctttgctgctgcag tacCCTGTGGTGGTGTTGATGCTAATTGATGGCGAAATCTACCAGCTCCTCACTTATTCCTCCTTTGCTGGCTGGTTCTTCATCGCCTTGACAACCTTGGGGATGCTCATCCATCGGTATCGTTTTCCCCAACATCCAAGGCCTTTCAAG GTGCCCATAGTCATTGCGCTCatcttcacagctgtgtgtttctTCATCGTGGGTCTGTCTATGTATTCGGATCCCTGGAACACAGGGAAAAGCTGTGCTCTCACGCTGACTGGAGTCCCAGTTTACTACTTGATTGTCAGGAGCTTTCGTCTGCCCAAAAGATTGAAAAGCATATTTG ACTGCTGCAGCATGCATTTGCAGATCCTCCTTGAAGTGGTTCAACAGGAAATTCAGACTTACTGA